The stretch of DNA CCGACGATGAACTCCTTCGCCGGGGAGCGCCGGCACCAGGCGTACATCCCCGCCGTGGAGAGGACCGCGTCGGCCATCGCCACAACCTCGGGAGGGCACTCGGGGTGGACCACGAGCACGGCGTCGGGGTGGGCCTCCTTCGCCTTCACCGTGGCGTCGACGGTCAGCCGCTCGTGGGTCGGGCAGTAGCCGTCCCACCACGTGAGTGTCCGGCCCGACACCTTCGCCACCCACTGCGCGAGGTTCCGGTCGGGGACCATGAAGATCTCCTTCCCCGCCGGGATCGACTTCACCACGTTCACCGCGTTGCCCGAGGTGCAGCAGACGTCGGAGAGGGCCTTCACTTCCGCGGAGGAGTTGACGTACGTCACGACGACGGCGCCGGGATGCGCTTCCCGGTACGCCGCGAGGTCGGGACCGGTGATCATGTCCGCCATCGGGCACCCGGCGTCCTCGCGCGGCAGCAGGACGGTTTTCTCCGGCGACAGGATCGCCGCGCTCTCCGCCATGAAGTGGACGCCGCAAAAGACGATCACATCCGCCGCCGTCTTCGCCGCCTCCTGCGAGAGCCCCAGCGAATCGCCCGTGATGTCGGCGATCTCCTGCACCTCGTCCCGCTGGTAGTTGTGCGCCAGCAGGATCGCGTTGCGCTCTTTCAGCAGCATTCCGATCTCCGCCTTGAGGGCCGGCAGTTCCTTCCGCATCGCTTTCCTACCCCTTCTCCCGCTTCAGCGCCCGCGAGAAGAGCTCGTTCACCGCTTCCCGGGCGTCTTTTCCCTCGTGAAGAATGGCGTGCACCTGTTCCGAGATCGGCATCGGCACCCCCGTGCGGCGCGACAGCTCCACGGCGGAGACCGCCGTCCGGACCCCCTCGGCCACCATCGTCATCCCCGAGAGGACGTCGTCGATCCTCTCTCCCCGCCCCAGGCGCATCCCCACGGTCCGGTTCCGGGAGAGGTCGCCCGTACAGGTGAGGACCAGGTCCCCCATCCCCGCGAGCCCCGCGAACGTCTGGGGGTGCGCCCCGAGGTGGACGCCCAGCCGGGAGAT from Candidatus Deferrimicrobium sp. encodes:
- the nadA gene encoding quinolinate synthase NadA, whose translation is MRKELPALKAEIGMLLKERNAILLAHNYQRDEVQEIADITGDSLGLSQEAAKTAADVIVFCGVHFMAESAAILSPEKTVLLPREDAGCPMADMITGPDLAAYREAHPGAVVVTYVNSSAEVKALSDVCCTSGNAVNVVKSIPAGKEIFMVPDRNLAQWVAKVSGRTLTWWDGYCPTHERLTVDATVKAKEAHPDAVLVVHPECPPEVVAMADAVLSTAGMYAWCRRSPAKEFIVGTEMGILYRLRKENPGKRFHIASRALLCPNMKLTTLEDVRDALVSLSPVITVPEGVRVRAKAALDAMLAVPRDAA
- a CDS encoding NAD(P)H-dependent glycerol-3-phosphate dehydrogenase, translating into SPGHAPRIAALSGPTFAREVAEGKPTGATVAARDLSVARRLQRALYGSRFRLYADDDVTGIEIGGALKNVMAIAAGMADGLGFGHNARALLISRGLAEISRLGVHLGAHPQTFAGLAGMGDLVLTCTGDLSRNRTVGMRLGRGERIDDVLSGMTMVAEGVRTAVSAVELSRRTGVPMPISEQVHAILHEGKDAREAVNELFSRALKREKG